AGGTGGCGTTTTCCAGCTCCTCGGTGTCGTTGCGTTCCAGAATCCACTGGTGGCGCAGCTGGGGCAGACCCTGGCGCACATCGATTTCGGACTCGGGATCGCCGTAGGCACCGGAGGTGTCGTACACCGGCACCGGCGCATTGGGCTCGAAAATGGGGTTTTCTTCGCTGCCGCCCTTGAAGCTGTCGGCCAGGGCGATTTCACGCATGGCGACCTTCAGGTCCGGGCGTGAGCCTTCAAGATAAATACGGGATGAGTTCGGAAAGGGTTCGCCCTTCAGGTTGTGAATGTATTCCTGGGCCTGGCTGCGAACTTCACGACGGTTTACTTTTTTTGACATAGCGATCTCACTTTTGCGTCCATTTGGTGAAATGCTTGTCGGGAGTGTTGATAAAGAACTGCCTACATCCGGTGGCACATTCTTTACTTGCTTCCCTTCGCAGGTATTAGCCTGATCAGGTTCAACGGATCCCGCTTTCGCGGTCTCAGCCCATAAGGGCACTCCGACAAGATGGTCGCAGTATAACCAGACCGAGTTCACAAAAGCAAAGGACTTGTCCCCCTTGCGCCACAGCCGAAAAAGCAGCGATCGCAAACTTTTTGGCATGGCCTGTCGCACTGCCAGGAATACTGTTGCCGGTCGCGCCGGCGTGTTACCTTTATATAAAAGTAATTATTCGGAAGCCACGCCCATGCCCATTTCGGTTTATCGCTATGCCCTGCCGCTGACCAAGGAAAAGCAGATTGACGGCGTTGCCGTGCGCCGTCGCCACGGTTTTTACGTGAATATTGACGGCCACTGGGGCGAGGTGGCGCCGCCGGTGACCGCCGAATTGGCAGACACCGAAGCCGAACTGCTGGCCGCCTGCGAGCGGCTGACGCAAGGCCTTGAACACCAGGCCACTCAAGCCTGGGTTCGCTTTGGTCTGGGCTGCGTGCTCACGCCTCCCACCGCGGCGGCCGCCCCCAGCCTGCCGCTGCTGGAAGGTGAGCGGGAACCCATTATTCGCGCCTGGCGTTGCCGCCGAGTGCATCCCACTCGAGCCTGGCTGACCCTGAGCGGCGATGTGCAGTTTGATGCCGGCCTGGTGCGCGAACTGACCCTGCTGGTGCCCGGCCTGAAACTGACGCTGGACGCCGGCGGCCGACTGAGCGAAACGCAGTTGTCCGGCCTGTGGCAGCGCATTGACGGCGGCGCCATTGACTGGATTCTGGATCCGGGCCTCGATGACGCCCACACGCGGACACTGGCCCGGCAACACGGCTGGCCGGTGGCGCTCAGCGCCGACCGCTGCGGCGGCCGGGTGCCGGCGCCCTTTGAGGGGCTGCGTGCCCTGGTGCTGCGCCCCTCTCTGCTGGGCGAGCCCGCCCTGTGCCGGCAACTGGCCGACGGTGCTCGAGCACAGGGGCTGGACGTGATGCTGGCGGGCAACCTGGAAAGCGGCCTGGGCCACCGGCACATTGCGCAACTGGCGGGGGAACTGACGCCGAACAGCCCGGCCCAGCTCGACAGCCTGCGCTATTTGCTGCACAGCGGCGTGAACGCCCAGGGGCAGCCGGAAGCGCAAAATACCACCCTGGTATATGGCCCGGGTTGTTGATAAATGCACCAAAAAATACGCACCAAAATAGTGCAAAAGACAAGGTGTTCTTGGCAATTCGAGGGTAAATACGTATAGTCAGGCCGATATTTCGACAGGTTCCCAACACATGTTTCAAGACAACCCCCTGCTGGCCCAGCTCAAGCAACAAATCCGCGACACCCTTCCCACCAAGGAAGGCATGGTCAAAGGCACCTCCAAAGGCTTCGGCTTTCTCGAAGTCAGTGACAAGGAAAGCTATTTCATTCCGCCGCCGCACATGAAAAAGGTGATGCACGGCGATCGCATCACCGCCGTGCTGCGCACCGAAAACGACAAGGAACTGGTGGAGCCAGAGACCCTTCTGGAGCCTGGCCTGACCCGCTTTGTGGCCCGGGTGAAGTGGTTCCGTGACCGGCTCAATATTGTGCCCGATCACCCGCTGATGAAAGACGCCATCAAGGCCCGCACCATCAAGGGGATGAACGAAAAGAACCTGAAGGAAGGCGACTGGATCCTGGCCGATCTCAAGCGCCACGCCCTGAAAGACAACGGCTTTTTCGCCGAAGTGGTAGAGCTGATCGCCGGCGTGGACGATCCCATCGCCCCCTGGTGGGTGGTGCTGGCCCGCAACAGCCTGGCCAACCAGGCACCCCAGGACAGGGAACAGTGGGAACTGCTGGAAGACACCCTGCCCCGTCAGAACCTGACCGAAGTGCCCTTTTTCACCATCGACAGCGAGTCCACCCAGGACATGGACGATGCCCTCAGCGTGAAAAAGCTGGACAACGGTGGCTGGGAGCTGCTGGTGGCCATTGCCGATCCCACCGCCTATGTGTCCCACGACAGCGAGCTGGACAAGATCGCCGCCGAGCGCGCCTTTACCGTTTACCTGCCGGGTCGCAACATTCCCATGTTGCCGCGCACCCTGGCCGACGAGCTGTGCTCGCTGAAGGAAGGGGAAGACCGCCACGCCCTGTGCGCCCGCATTCACATTGATGCCGACGGCAAGGTGGCCGACGACGCCGAATTCTTTGCCGCCCGCATTCGCTCCCACGCCCGTCTGGCCTACAACAAGGTCTCCGACTGGGTGGAAGGCAGCGGCGACTGGCAGCCCGAAAGCGAAGTGATTGCCGAGCAGTTGCGCGAGCTGACCGCGCTGACCCGCGCCCGCAACGGCTGGCGCAGCACCCATGCCATCGTGTTCCCGGATCGCCCCGATTTCCGCTTTGAACTGGACGAGGCCAGCAATGTGGTGGCCATTCACGCCGATCATCGCCGCATTGCCAACCAGATGGTGGAAGAGTGCATGATCGCCGCCAACCTGGCCTGCGGCAACTGGCTGACCAAGCACTGTGGCACCGGTGTATTTAACGTGCACGCCGGCTTTGACGAAGAGAAGCTGGCCCAGCTGCAGGAGCTGCTGAAAGAGCACGAGGCCCCGGTAGACCCTGAACAGCTGACCACCCTGGAAGGCTTCTGCGAGCTGCGCCGCTGGCTGGACGCCCGCGACACCAGCTATCTGGACAACCGAGTGCGCCGCTTTCAGTCTTTCGCCGCCATGAGCGTGACCCCGGGCGAGCACTACGGTCTGGGCCTGGACGCCTACGCCACCTGGACTTCCCCCATCCGTAAATATGGCGACATCATCAACCACCGGCTGATCAAGGCCATACTGGCCGAGAAGGCCCACGACGCCCATGCCCCCAATGCCGAGCTGGCGGTGCACCTGTCGGAGCAGCGCCGCATGCACCGCCGTGCCGAGCGCGACATTGCCGACTGGCTGTATGTGCGCTACCTGCAGCCGGCGGTGGCCAACGGCCACGCCTTTGATGCCGAAATCATCGACATCGGCCGGGGCGGCGTGAAACTGCGCCTGCAGGAAAACGGCGCCGTGGTATTCATGCCTTCTTCCCTGATCCTGCCCAACCGGGATCGGCTGGAATGCAGCTGGGACGACGGCCGCGTTTACCTCGACAAGCAACCGGTATACGAACTGGGCCAGCACATTCAGGTGATCCTGACCGAGGCCATTGAGGACACTCGCTCCCTGATCGCCAAACCGGCCATTCCGCTGGTACCGGAAAAGCAGGAAAAGCCCGCTTCCTGAAGGTGATAACCCAAGACCGAAAAGGCCTGCGAATGCAGGCCTTTTTTATACTCGTTAGGGGGCCGGCCTCACACCAGGGCCACCTTGGTCACGGCTTACTTTAACGCTGCCCCCGCAGCCTGCGGCCATGGAAGACATAACCGATCAGGTTCAGCAGTACCTGGGCTGCCAACACACTGGTGGTGCCGGTATGATCGTAATCGGGCGCCACTTCGCACAGATCTATGCCGACCACTTCACCGGAAAACGCCACACCCTGCAGGACTTCCATGACTTCGTAATAGGTAAAGCCGCCATGGCTTGGTGTGCCAGTGCCCGGGGCGATAGAAGGATCAAAACCGTCAATATCGATGGTGATGTAATAATTCACCCCTTTGGGGATCAGATCCAGTACACCCTGTACCCCCAGCCGGCGAACATCCCGCACCGACAATATGGTCGAGCCCGCGTCCTGCGCCGCCTTGTGGTCGGTCCGGTTGGAAGAGGACACGTTGCGAATGCCAAGCTGGGTCATGCCAGTGATAAAGGATTGCTCCACCGCCCGACGCATGGGGTTGCCATGACCAAAACGCACGCCGTGGCGTTCATCAACAAAATCCAGGTGAGCATCAATCTGAATAATGTGAATGGGGCCTCGACCTTCAAAGGCGCGGATGCAAGGGGCGTTGACCGAGTGATCCCCGCCCACGGTGACCGGCAGGGCGCCGGATTCGAGGATTTTGCGCACACCATACTCAATGTTGGCATGGCTCTTTTCGGTATTGGTATGCACCATATCTGCATCGCCAATATCAACGATTTTTACCCCTTCCAGGTACATGGTGTCTTCTTCATAGCTATAAGCGCCACCATGACCAAAGGAAAACAGGGTAGACGCTTCCCGCACGGCGCGCGGGCCCATACGTGCACCGGAACGCCACTGGGTGCCGCAGTCAAAGGGAGCGCCCATAAAAGCCACATCCGCCTTCAGGCTGTCCCAGTCTTCACAAATAGGGCTCTTGGCAAAGGTACAAAATCCGACGAAGGGCAGATTAAGGCGCCCCTTCTCATAGCTGTTTTCACTCATGATCCGTTTCCTCGCTGGTGTCCGCCCGAGCCGGGCCGGCAACTTAACATCCCGGTTAAAAAACCATCTGCTTGGTTCCGCCAGCGAGTATGACAAAGCCAATTCCATCAAAAAATATAAATTTTAATATGCTTACTTTATATAAAATAAAGTTAATTACCGTCCGCCGATCTGCAGTCCCAAGCTACTGACCAGATCGTCCACAAACACCCGGACCACCTCATGGGGCGCCGGTATGGTTCGCATCGCCAGACAGAATTCGGAGTGCCAGCGCAGCTCAGGTAACGCCAATTCCTTCATTTCACCACTGGCCACCCAGGATTCGGCAAAGTGCACCGGCAGAAAGCCGAGAAACCGGCCACTACGGATCAGCATGGCCTGTGCTTCCATGTTGGAGACAAATGCCGCCCCCAGGTAAGGCCGTATCAGGGGCATTTCTGCCTGCTGCACGTAGGTCCGACTGGAAATGGGGTAACTGCCCACCCGCTCCAGCGATAACCCCGCCGAATCCACCTCGTATAACGGATGGCGCCGGCCGCAGTAAAACCGGTGCTCCTCGGTGTACAGGGGTTGATAGCTCAAGGCCGGGTGCCGCTTCTGAAAGGGCCCTACGGCCAGATGCAAATTGCCGTTGAGCAACTCGCGCTCAAGTTCTTCCGGCGGCAACACCGCCAACCTCAAGGACACCTGGCTACTGCGCTCAAAAAACCGGTGAATGGCGTCGGGCATGGGCACCTCGGTATTGGTGATGGTGTTGTCCACCAGGCCCACCCTCAGGGTACCGGTCAGCATATTGCGCAACGAGCCCAACTCCGCCTCCAGATCCGAAAAGCTGTTGAGCATTTCCCGGCATCGCCGGTATACCACCTCCCCCTTTTCCGTCAGGCCAAACCCACTTCGTCCCCGGTGACAAATCGAAAACCCCAGCCGCACCTCGAAGTCTCGAATATGGGTACTGATCGCGGGCTGACTCATGCCCAATACCGACTCGGCACCCACAAAACCGCCGTACTCCACCACGGCACAAAACGTCTGCATATGTTTTACCGAATACATGAAACCACGCCCCGGAGTTACATTAAATTTAAAAAAGTATACATATTAATATTCGTATTTTTGGATAAATATCCATCTGCAATACTGGCCTCGAGAAGAACGGAATCACCTTCGGCCTGAAAGGCCGAACTCACTCAATAGCAGGAGATGATGCTATGAAAGCCACGCAAACGACACTTCATACCC
The nucleotide sequence above comes from Oceanimonas doudoroffii. Encoded proteins:
- the speB gene encoding agmatinase — translated: MSENSYEKGRLNLPFVGFCTFAKSPICEDWDSLKADVAFMGAPFDCGTQWRSGARMGPRAVREASTLFSFGHGGAYSYEEDTMYLEGVKIVDIGDADMVHTNTEKSHANIEYGVRKILESGALPVTVGGDHSVNAPCIRAFEGRGPIHIIQIDAHLDFVDERHGVRFGHGNPMRRAVEQSFITGMTQLGIRNVSSSNRTDHKAAQDAGSTILSVRDVRRLGVQGVLDLIPKGVNYYITIDIDGFDPSIAPGTGTPSHGGFTYYEVMEVLQGVAFSGEVVGIDLCEVAPDYDHTGTTSVLAAQVLLNLIGYVFHGRRLRGQR
- a CDS encoding LysR family transcriptional regulator; the protein is MQTFCAVVEYGGFVGAESVLGMSQPAISTHIRDFEVRLGFSICHRGRSGFGLTEKGEVVYRRCREMLNSFSDLEAELGSLRNMLTGTLRVGLVDNTITNTEVPMPDAIHRFFERSSQVSLRLAVLPPEELERELLNGNLHLAVGPFQKRHPALSYQPLYTEEHRFYCGRRHPLYEVDSAGLSLERVGSYPISSRTYVQQAEMPLIRPYLGAAFVSNMEAQAMLIRSGRFLGFLPVHFAESWVASGEMKELALPELRWHSEFCLAMRTIPAPHEVVRVFVDDLVSSLGLQIGGR
- a CDS encoding exoribonuclease II, whose translation is MFQDNPLLAQLKQQIRDTLPTKEGMVKGTSKGFGFLEVSDKESYFIPPPHMKKVMHGDRITAVLRTENDKELVEPETLLEPGLTRFVARVKWFRDRLNIVPDHPLMKDAIKARTIKGMNEKNLKEGDWILADLKRHALKDNGFFAEVVELIAGVDDPIAPWWVVLARNSLANQAPQDREQWELLEDTLPRQNLTEVPFFTIDSESTQDMDDALSVKKLDNGGWELLVAIADPTAYVSHDSELDKIAAERAFTVYLPGRNIPMLPRTLADELCSLKEGEDRHALCARIHIDADGKVADDAEFFAARIRSHARLAYNKVSDWVEGSGDWQPESEVIAEQLRELTALTRARNGWRSTHAIVFPDRPDFRFELDEASNVVAIHADHRRIANQMVEECMIAANLACGNWLTKHCGTGVFNVHAGFDEEKLAQLQELLKEHEAPVDPEQLTTLEGFCELRRWLDARDTSYLDNRVRRFQSFAAMSVTPGEHYGLGLDAYATWTSPIRKYGDIINHRLIKAILAEKAHDAHAPNAELAVHLSEQRRMHRRAERDIADWLYVRYLQPAVANGHAFDAEIIDIGRGGVKLRLQENGAVVFMPSSLILPNRDRLECSWDDGRVYLDKQPVYELGQHIQVILTEAIEDTRSLIAKPAIPLVPEKQEKPAS
- a CDS encoding o-succinylbenzoic acid (OSB) synthetase; this translates as MPISVYRYALPLTKEKQIDGVAVRRRHGFYVNIDGHWGEVAPPVTAELADTEAELLAACERLTQGLEHQATQAWVRFGLGCVLTPPTAAAAPSLPLLEGEREPIIRAWRCRRVHPTRAWLTLSGDVQFDAGLVRELTLLVPGLKLTLDAGGRLSETQLSGLWQRIDGGAIDWILDPGLDDAHTRTLARQHGWPVALSADRCGGRVPAPFEGLRALVLRPSLLGEPALCRQLADGARAQGLDVMLAGNLESGLGHRHIAQLAGELTPNSPAQLDSLRYLLHSGVNAQGQPEAQNTTLVYGPGC